Proteins encoded in a region of the Coffea eugenioides isolate CCC68of chromosome 4, Ceug_1.0, whole genome shotgun sequence genome:
- the LOC113768019 gene encoding alanine aminotransferase 2-like, with protein sequence MRRFVADKTRNLVRRASTCSPTCPVSPRPHHPPSLLSQPTSPPFSSSSPSHPSSITSPLRFLTAAALHPLSFPASPNSMASNYSTTPVTLQSVNPKVLKCEYAVRGEIVTLAQKLEQDLKQNPDSHPFDEIIYCNIGNPQSLGQQPITFFREVLALCDHPAILDRSETQGLFSADAIERAFQILDQIPGRATGAYSHSQGIKGLRETIAAGIAERDGFPADPNDIFLTDGASPAVHMMMQLLIRSEKDGILCPIPQYPLYSASIALHGGTLVPYYLDEATGWGLEISELKKQLETAKSNGVCVRALVVINPGNPTGQVLAEDNQREIVEFCKNEGLVLLADEVYQENIYVPDKQFHSFKKVSRSMGYGEKNISLVSFQSVSKGYYGECGKRGGYMEVTGFSPEIREQIYKVASVNLCSNISGQILASLVMNPPKVGDESYESYTGEKDGILSSLAKRAKTLEDALNSLEGVTCNRAEGAMYLFPRIDLPHKAIKSAEAAKTAPDAFYARRLLDATGVVVVPGSGFGQVPGTWHFRCTILPQEDKIPAIVSRLTEFHKKFMDEFRD encoded by the exons ATGCGGAGATTCGTAGCCGACAAAACCAGAAATCTCGTCAGGAGAGCTTCCACTTGTTCCCCTACTTGCCCCGTATCCCCCCGTCCTCATCACCCTCCTTCCCTTCTTTCTCAACCTACATCACCACCTTTTTCCTCCTCTTCTCCTTCCCATCCTTCGTCTATTACTAGTCCCCTGCGTTTCTTGACCGCCGCTGCTCTCCATCCCCTCTCTTTCCCTGCTTCTCCTAACTCCATGGCTTCCAATTATTCAACCACCCCTGTTACTCTTCAATCCGTCAATCCAAAG GTCTTGAAATGCGAGTATGCTGTACGTGGAGAGATTGTGACCTTGGCCCAG AAGTTGGAGCAGGATTTAAAGCAGAATCCTGATTCTCATCCTTTTGATGAG ATAATTTACTGCAACATCGGGAATCCTCAATCTTTGGGCCAGCAACCTATCACTTTTTTCAGGGAG GTACTTGCTTTATGTGACCATCCAGCCATTTTGGACAGAAGTGAGACACAAGGTTTATTCAG TGCTGATGCTATAGAGCGAGCCTTCCAGATCTTGGATCAAATTCCTGGAAGAGCAACTGGTGCATATAGTCATAGTCAG GGCATTAAAGGGTTACGCGAGACCATTGCTGCTGGGATTGCAGAGCGTGATGGATTTCCTGCTGACCCAAATGATATCTTTCTGACAGATGGTGCGAGCCCTGCT GTTCATATGATGATGCAGTTACTGATAAGGTCGGAGAAGGATGGAATTCTTTGTCCTATTCCCCAGTACCCTCTTTATTCTGCTTCAATTGCCCTCCATGGTGGTACTCTT GTTCCTTATTATCTTGATGAAGCAACTGGGTGGGGACTGGAAATCTCTGAGCTTAAGAAACAGTTGGAAACTGCCAAGTCCAACGGTGTTTGCGTTAGGGCTTTAGTTGTGATAAATCCTGGCAATCCAACAGGGCAG GTTCTTGCTGAGGACAACCAGCGTGAAATTGTGGAGTTCTGCAAGAATGAAGGACTTGTTCTTCTGGCGGATGAG GTATACCAGGAAAACATTTACGTTCCTGACAAGCAGTTTCACTCATTTAAGAAAGTTTCCCGGTCTATGGGGTATGGTGAGAAAAATATCTCCTTGGTATCTTTCCAGTCTGTTTCTAAAG GGTACTATGGAGAGTGCGGAAAGAGAGGAGGTTACATGGAAGTCACTGGTTTTAGTCCTGAGATAAGGGAACAGATATACAAAGTGGCTTCTGTGAATCTTTGTTCTAACATCTCTGGGCAGATTCTAGCCAGCCTTGTGATGAACCCTCCAAAG GTGGGAGATGAATCATACGAGTCCTATACAGGAGAGAAGGATGGAATACTCTCATCCTTAGCAAAGCGTGCAAAG ACTCTTGAAGATGCATTGAACAGTTTAGAAGGCGTCACATGCAACAGAGCTGAAGGAGCAATGTATCTTTTCCCCCGTATAGACCTGCCacataaagcaataaaatcagCAGAAGCAGCAAAAACAGCCCCGGATGCTTTTTATGCTCGTCGCCTCCTTGATGCAACAGGAGTTGTCGTCGTTCCTGGGTCTGGTTTTGGTCAG GTACCTGGGACTTGGCATTTTAGGTGTACCATATTACCTCAAGAAGATAAGATACCAGCTATAGTCTCTCGTCTCACAGAATTCCATAAAAAATTCATGGATGAATTTCGTGATTGA
- the LOC113768049 gene encoding proteasome subunit alpha type-5, producing the protein MFLTRTEYDRGVNTFSPEGRLFQVEYAIEAIKLGSTAIGLKTKEGVVLAVEKRITSPLLEPSSVEKIMEIDEHIGCAMSGLIADARTLVEHARVETQNHRFSYGEPMTVESTTQALCDLALRFGEGDEESMSRPFGVSLLIAGHDENGPSLYYTDPSGTFWQCNAKAIGSGSEGADSSLQEQYNKDLTLQEAETIALSILKQVMEEKVTPNNVDIAKVAPTYHLYTPAEVEAVITRL; encoded by the exons ATGTTCCTCACCAG gaCTGAGTACGACAGAGGAGTCAACACATTTTCTCCGGAAGGTCGATTGTTTCAAGTTGAATATGCCATTGAAGCTATCAAA CTGGGGTCAACTGCAATTGGGTTGAAGACTAAAGAAGGGGTTGTTCTAGCCGTTGAGAAGCGTATTACCTCTCCACTCCTG GAGCCTAGCAGcgtggagaaaattatggagatagATGAGCATATTGGTTGTGCAATGAGTGGATTAATTGCTGATGCTCGAACTCTGGTTGAACATGCTCGAGTTGAAACACAG AATCATAGGTTCTCGTATGGTGAGCCAATGACTGTTGAATCGACTACTCAAGCTCTGTGTGATCTAGCCCTGCGATTTGGTGAGGGGGATGAAGAATCTATG TCTAGACCTTTCGGCGTATCTCTTCTCATTGCTGGTCATGATGAAAATGGTCCCAGCTT GTATTACACAGATCCATCGGGCACCTTCTGGCAGTGCAATGCAAAGGCTATTGGTTCTGGTTCTGAAGGTGCTGACAGCTCCTTGCAAGAGCAATATAACAAG GACCTGACTCTCCAAGAAGCTGAAACTATTGCGCTTTCCATACTCAAGCAAGTTATGGAAGAAAAG GTGACCCCTAATAATGTTGACATTGCAAAGGTTGCACCAACCTACCATCTCTACACCCCAGCTGAGGTTGAGGCTGTCATTACCCGCCTATGA